A part of bacterium genomic DNA contains:
- a CDS encoding AAA family ATPase — protein sequence MQKIGVIGTFGVGKTTFVHRLFSELKYRAFQVELVPELSRLCPYDINESGQVTRGQYWILKEQIRLELDHAELLPDFLLCDRCVLDNSVFAERGAELGYVDPRVFGVIRAAAETWVSTYTLLVYIRLEENLRLSANRGMEDGVRSTNELFQIDIEERLQRRWNAFTGPKLEIHGNLDARMDQVMRYLAESVGDDRLKNLTLGL from the coding sequence ATGCAGAAGATCGGCGTCATCGGGACCTTCGGCGTGGGCAAGACCACCTTCGTTCACCGTCTTTTCAGCGAACTGAAGTACCGGGCCTTCCAGGTCGAACTGGTCCCGGAACTCTCCCGGCTCTGCCCCTACGATATCAACGAAAGCGGGCAGGTCACCCGGGGACAGTACTGGATACTCAAGGAGCAGATCCGGCTGGAACTCGACCATGCCGAACTCCTCCCCGATTTCCTGCTCTGCGACCGCTGCGTCCTGGACAATTCGGTCTTCGCCGAACGGGGAGCCGAACTCGGCTACGTCGATCCCCGCGTCTTCGGCGTCATCCGGGCCGCCGCAGAAACCTGGGTTTCGACCTACACCCTGCTCGTCTACATCCGGCTCGAGGAGAATCTGCGCCTGAGCGCCAACCGGGGGATGGAAGACGGAGTCCGCTCCACCAACGAACTCTTCCAGATCGACATCGAGGAACGCCTGCAACGGCGCTGGAATGCGTTCACCGGCCCCAAGCTCGAAATCCACGGCAACCTCGACGCCCGGATGGACCAGGTCATGCGATACCTGGCCGAAAGCGTGGGGGACGACCGGCTCAAGAACCTGACCCTCGGTCTCTGA
- the purH gene encoding bifunctional phosphoribosylaminoimidazolecarboxamide formyltransferase/IMP cyclohydrolase, protein MKTALLSVTDKTGVADLARGLAREGYSLVASGGTAAAVEDAGVPVRRVADLTGFPELLGGKVKTLHPAVHAAVLARRADPGEMGELAAAGVAPIDLVAVNLYRFGEWVEAGTAHPEAGIDIGGAALLRAAAKNWEDVVVLCDPDDYAPVLAALSRGGVPADFRRRLAAKAFALTARYDAEIAAWMEGEEFPPGVCCGYGLSRRLRYGENPHQRAALYAGGPGAGAGLAAARQLHGKELSYNNIIDLDSALSLILEFSAPAAVIVKHTNPCGAALAAALEPAFRRALAADPKSAFGGIVALNREVDAATAAAAASFFAEAVVAPGFAPGALEILTRKKNLRLLETGPFRARDPFLRFRSVYGGLLLQDEDSRGWDPAALDPVTAARVPTALLPTLGFAWLVGKHVKSNAIVLARDEAVVGVGAGQMSRIDAARLALEKAADAGLDVRGAVLASDAFFPFRDVVDLAAAAGVAAIVQPGGSIRDRDSIRACDEHGLAMVFTGTRHFRH, encoded by the coding sequence ATGAAAACCGCCTTGCTCAGCGTCACCGATAAGACCGGGGTGGCGGACCTGGCCCGGGGTCTGGCCCGGGAGGGCTATTCCCTGGTCGCCAGCGGTGGAACCGCCGCCGCCGTGGAAGACGCCGGGGTGCCGGTTCGGCGCGTCGCCGATCTGACCGGTTTTCCGGAACTCCTGGGGGGAAAGGTCAAGACCCTGCACCCCGCCGTCCATGCCGCGGTCCTCGCCCGCCGCGCGGACCCGGGAGAGATGGGGGAGCTGGCGGCCGCGGGGGTCGCGCCCATCGATCTGGTCGCGGTCAACCTCTACCGTTTCGGGGAATGGGTCGAGGCCGGGACCGCTCACCCGGAGGCCGGGATCGATATCGGGGGTGCGGCGCTCCTGCGGGCCGCCGCCAAGAATTGGGAAGACGTCGTCGTTCTCTGCGATCCGGACGATTACGCCCCGGTGCTGGCGGCCCTTTCCCGGGGAGGGGTTCCGGCCGATTTCCGTCGGCGTCTGGCCGCCAAGGCCTTCGCGCTGACGGCGCGCTACGACGCCGAAATCGCGGCGTGGATGGAAGGCGAGGAATTCCCCCCCGGCGTCTGCTGCGGATACGGGCTGAGCCGCCGCCTCCGCTACGGGGAGAATCCGCATCAGCGGGCGGCCCTCTACGCCGGGGGACCGGGGGCCGGCGCCGGACTAGCCGCCGCGCGCCAGCTCCACGGCAAGGAACTCTCCTACAACAACATCATCGACCTGGACAGCGCCCTCAGCCTGATCCTGGAATTTTCCGCCCCCGCCGCGGTCATCGTCAAGCATACCAACCCCTGCGGCGCCGCCCTGGCCGCCGCGCTCGAGCCGGCCTTCCGCCGCGCCCTCGCCGCCGACCCCAAGTCGGCTTTCGGGGGCATCGTCGCGCTCAACCGGGAAGTGGACGCCGCCACCGCCGCCGCCGCCGCTTCTTTTTTCGCCGAAGCGGTCGTGGCCCCCGGCTTCGCCCCCGGGGCGTTGGAGATACTCACCCGGAAAAAGAATCTCCGCCTGCTGGAGACCGGCCCCTTCCGGGCCCGGGACCCGTTCCTGCGTTTTCGATCGGTTTACGGCGGCCTGCTCCTTCAGGACGAGGATAGCCGGGGTTGGGACCCCGCCGCTCTCGATCCGGTGACCGCGGCCAGGGTCCCGACCGCGCTGCTGCCGACGCTCGGGTTCGCCTGGCTGGTGGGAAAGCACGTCAAGTCCAACGCCATCGTCCTGGCCCGGGACGAGGCGGTAGTGGGGGTGGGGGCCGGGCAGATGAGCCGGATCGACGCCGCCCGGCTGGCTTTGGAAAAAGCCGCCGACGCCGGGCTGGACGTCCGGGGGGCGGTGCTGGCATCGGACGCTTTTTTCCCCTTCCGGGACGTCGTCGATCTGGCCGCGGCGGCCGGGGTGGCGGCGATCGTGCAGCCCGGGGGTTCCATCCGGGACCGCGATTCCATCCGGGCCTGCGACGAGCACGGTCTGGCCATGGTCTTCACCGGCACCCGTCATTTCCGGCACTGA
- a CDS encoding sugar phosphate nucleotidyltransferase — MKEMQAVILCGGLGTRLRPLTATIPKALVEVGGRPFLEHQFLELRRHSITRILLLTGYLGGMVEDRFGDGREWGLVLSYSREETPLGTGGALLRAAPGLEETFFLINGDTFLPLDYRRLSRAFSARSGVGLLSVVASAGTGRVPNIRLGEAEKVVDYRRRGPAAEGFTHVDAGVGIFSRRLVEHFPPGPAFALEETVYPLLAGRGLLGSFSPGHDFFDIGTPERLAVFEDYLRENVGGAGR, encoded by the coding sequence ATGAAGGAGATGCAGGCCGTGATTCTCTGCGGGGGCCTGGGAACGCGCTTGCGCCCCCTGACGGCCACGATTCCCAAAGCCCTGGTGGAAGTGGGCGGGCGCCCTTTTCTGGAGCATCAGTTTCTGGAACTGCGGCGGCATTCGATCACCCGGATTCTGCTTCTGACCGGGTACCTGGGCGGGATGGTGGAGGATCGTTTCGGCGACGGAAGGGAGTGGGGGCTGGTGTTGAGCTATTCCCGGGAAGAGACGCCCCTGGGGACGGGAGGCGCTCTCCTTAGGGCGGCCCCGGGCCTGGAAGAGACGTTTTTTCTGATCAACGGGGATACCTTTCTTCCCCTCGATTACCGCCGCTTGTCCCGGGCGTTTTCCGCGCGGTCCGGCGTCGGCCTGCTCAGCGTGGTCGCTTCCGCGGGGACCGGCCGGGTCCCCAATATCAGGCTGGGGGAGGCGGAGAAGGTGGTCGATTACCGCCGCCGGGGGCCGGCGGCGGAGGGTTTTACCCATGTCGACGCCGGCGTGGGAATATTCAGCCGGCGCCTGGTCGAGCATTTCCCCCCGGGCCCCGCCTTCGCTCTCGAAGAAACGGTATATCCGCTCCTGGCCGGCCGGGGGCTGCTGGGAAGTTTTTCCCCGGGCCACGATTTTTTCGATATCGGCACGCCGGAACGGCTGGCCGTTTTCGAAGACTACCTGCGTGAGAATGTCGGAGGGGCGGGGCGATGA
- a CDS encoding tetratricopeptide repeat protein, with amino-acid sequence MKRFLSAREIRGSVWVRPRGTIRGMNRTWTRFALLGCVVFAVYLPYLDNPFVWDDEPLVVRNPLLRDPSRWDRLLTDQLHAFGVRGGNYWRPAAGLSLALDYLVWGPRPAGFRLTGVALHAVNSFLVSSLLIGLGASPPAAAVGAAFYAVNPAWSSVVGYVASRSDLLCAFFVLSGLWAALRRGWPGVLVPIGCYAGALASREAAVMFPLLLIWMGWVEKRRGLLAVAAACLAVAGAWWLARGAVVAAPVPPWAAATAGLRLPAVLLSYLGIFYFPVNPHLLRWLPPPPSPLAPGFLLPLFPLAVLVAAAVRFRSLRPGLGFFLIAVSPYLGFYPLAAPLADNWLYLPAAGLVLLAAPFWSAAARRRWPALAVVGVLGAGTVVQARFWSDPVALYLRTVSAAPPDSLREARGRRLGGVFGNLGDEYAARGEADRARRWFFRALRVDPENVAALDGQGRLLAREGEFRAAEAAYLRALALRPDQPETLSNLGRLWADLGLFAKAEAVVRRALAADPLLSEAWGNLALVQARTGDYGAALRSWRRAAALDPGISEYALNLERVGRLASSAPDPAREEKFFALGARREEAGDLPGARAAYREAFRHPAAALNLGRLCRAAGNPVGAIEAYRRALFLDGSLAEARVNLANVYTDMGFFAAAAAECRAAAAREPSPGVFNAWGRALGEGGDLKAAAEKWEKALELDPGFAPAARNLEKVRSLR; translated from the coding sequence ATGAAGCGGTTTCTGTCCGCCCGGGAAATTCGCGGTTCGGTCTGGGTCCGTCCGCGGGGTACAATTCGGGGCATGAACCGGACGTGGACGCGGTTTGCCCTACTCGGATGCGTGGTCTTTGCGGTCTACCTGCCGTACCTGGACAACCCCTTCGTCTGGGACGACGAGCCCCTGGTCGTCCGCAACCCCCTGCTTCGGGACCCGTCCCGCTGGGACCGCCTCCTGACCGACCAGCTTCACGCCTTTGGGGTTCGGGGCGGAAATTACTGGCGTCCTGCCGCGGGGTTGAGCTTGGCTCTCGATTATCTGGTCTGGGGCCCGCGTCCGGCCGGCTTTCGCCTGACCGGGGTTGCGCTGCACGCCGTCAATTCTTTCCTGGTTTCCTCTCTGCTGATCGGGTTGGGCGCGTCACCGCCGGCGGCCGCGGTCGGCGCCGCGTTTTACGCGGTCAATCCCGCCTGGTCTTCGGTTGTCGGGTATGTGGCTTCCCGGTCCGACCTTCTCTGCGCGTTCTTCGTGCTCTCGGGTCTTTGGGCGGCTCTCCGCCGCGGCTGGCCGGGCGTTCTGGTTCCGATCGGCTGTTATGCCGGGGCGTTGGCTTCGCGGGAAGCCGCGGTGATGTTCCCGCTGCTTCTGATCTGGATGGGGTGGGTCGAGAAGCGCCGCGGCCTGTTGGCCGTCGCCGCCGCCTGCCTGGCGGTGGCCGGGGCGTGGTGGCTGGCGCGCGGGGCCGTGGTCGCGGCCCCGGTTCCGCCCTGGGCCGCGGCGACGGCCGGGCTTCGGCTTCCCGCGGTACTGCTTTCCTACCTCGGTATTTTTTATTTCCCCGTCAACCCCCACCTCTTGCGGTGGCTGCCTCCTCCTCCGTCGCCGTTGGCCCCCGGCTTCCTCCTCCCGCTCTTCCCCCTGGCGGTCCTGGTCGCCGCCGCCGTCCGCTTCCGCTCTCTGCGGCCGGGTTTGGGCTTTTTCCTGATCGCCGTTTCCCCGTACCTGGGGTTCTACCCTCTGGCCGCCCCTCTCGCCGACAACTGGCTCTACCTCCCCGCCGCCGGCCTGGTCCTGCTCGCCGCCCCCTTCTGGAGCGCCGCCGCGCGCCGCCGCTGGCCGGCGCTGGCGGTCGTGGGGGTTCTGGGGGCGGGAACCGTTGTGCAGGCGCGTTTCTGGTCCGACCCCGTCGCGCTGTATCTCCGTACCGTTTCCGCGGCCCCGCCGGACTCGCTCCGGGAGGCCCGGGGGCGCCGCCTGGGAGGCGTCTTCGGCAACCTCGGCGACGAATACGCGGCCCGCGGCGAAGCGGACAGGGCCCGGAGATGGTTTTTCCGGGCCCTGCGGGTCGATCCGGAAAACGTAGCCGCTCTCGACGGCCAGGGGAGGCTTCTGGCCCGGGAAGGCGAATTCCGCGCGGCGGAGGCGGCTTACCTCCGGGCCCTGGCCCTCCGCCCGGACCAGCCGGAAACGCTTTCCAACCTGGGTCGTCTCTGGGCCGACCTGGGCTTGTTCGCCAAGGCGGAGGCGGTCGTGCGCCGGGCTCTGGCCGCGGATCCGCTCCTCTCCGAAGCTTGGGGCAACCTGGCCCTGGTTCAGGCCCGGACCGGCGACTATGGGGCCGCCCTGCGGTCGTGGCGCCGCGCCGCCGCGCTCGACCCGGGCATTTCCGAATACGCGCTCAATCTGGAACGGGTCGGTCGCCTGGCGTCCTCGGCGCCGGATCCGGCGAGGGAGGAGAAGTTCTTCGCGCTCGGCGCCCGGCGCGAAGAGGCCGGGGATCTCCCGGGGGCCCGGGCGGCGTACCGGGAAGCCTTCCGCCATCCAGCCGCCGCGCTCAACCTGGGGCGTCTCTGCCGGGCGGCGGGCAACCCCGTCGGGGCCATCGAGGCCTACCGCCGCGCCCTCTTCCTGGACGGATCGTTGGCGGAGGCCCGGGTCAACCTGGCCAACGTTTATACGGACATGGGATTTTTCGCGGCCGCCGCCGCCGAATGCCGCGCGGCCGCCGCCCGGGAGCCTTCCCCCGGCGTTTTCAACGCCTGGGGCCGCGCCCTGGGGGAGGGCGGAGACCTGAAGGCGGCGGCGGAGAAGTGGGAAAAGGCGCTGGAGCTCGATCCCGGTTTCGCGCCGGCGGCCCGCAACCTCGAGAAAGTCCGTTCCCTCCGCTAA
- a CDS encoding SGNH/GDSL hydrolase family protein, which produces MIRFPANFRLLLGSLLFALLLGEGAARLLTRTDEDGQAWLGSFALLPYRFPAATTRAAIERYLRLRDQAYIVRDPQLGWDLAPNAVGGDGLYRTNAAGLRSPPREYAAHPPPGVVRVALFGDSFTHGDEEPWEKYWGAFLEEELNASGRRAEVLNFGVPGYGVGQAYLRWLRDGTAFHPDIAVFGFQPENMRRTVNVFRQLYSRSTGMIFSKPRFRLTSSGTLEAVNLPILPLEEVPAALERLPSIALGAYEYWYRPDHYRDCRLYRSRLAALIVSALFAPGGRPGGDDDHGPGLLPEAEGSEGWEVTRTLLEAFAASVREEGAVPVIVHIPDKPSLKEIEAGRRPPYLDLLDELAARGVPVCDPAAELARGHKFYKHAHLSSRGGRALARFLARELERYLDAGEGTAP; this is translated from the coding sequence ATGATCCGTTTCCCCGCCAACTTCCGGTTGTTGCTGGGATCGCTGCTGTTCGCGCTGCTTCTGGGAGAAGGAGCCGCCCGGCTTCTGACCCGGACCGACGAGGACGGGCAGGCATGGTTGGGTTCGTTTGCCCTGCTCCCGTACCGTTTCCCCGCCGCCACCACCCGGGCAGCGATCGAGCGATATCTCCGGCTTCGGGATCAGGCGTATATCGTGCGCGACCCCCAATTGGGCTGGGATTTGGCGCCGAACGCCGTCGGTGGCGACGGCCTCTACCGGACCAACGCCGCCGGGCTGCGCTCGCCGCCCCGCGAGTATGCCGCGCACCCTCCGCCGGGCGTCGTCCGCGTGGCGCTGTTCGGGGATTCCTTCACCCACGGGGACGAGGAACCCTGGGAGAAGTATTGGGGGGCGTTTCTGGAAGAAGAGCTGAACGCGAGCGGCCGCCGCGCCGAGGTTCTCAATTTCGGGGTTCCCGGGTACGGGGTGGGGCAGGCTTATCTCCGCTGGCTCCGGGACGGTACCGCCTTTCATCCCGACATCGCGGTGTTCGGCTTTCAGCCCGAAAACATGCGCCGGACGGTCAACGTCTTCCGGCAACTGTACAGCCGGTCCACCGGGATGATCTTCTCCAAGCCGCGGTTCCGCCTGACGTCATCCGGAACCTTGGAGGCGGTGAACCTTCCCATCCTCCCCCTGGAAGAGGTACCCGCCGCCCTGGAGCGGCTGCCCTCGATCGCTCTGGGCGCCTACGAATATTGGTACCGCCCGGACCATTACCGGGACTGCCGGCTCTACCGCAGCCGGCTGGCGGCCCTGATCGTTTCCGCTCTCTTCGCTCCGGGCGGCCGCCCCGGCGGCGACGACGACCACGGCCCCGGTCTCCTCCCCGAGGCCGAGGGCTCCGAAGGTTGGGAGGTCACCCGGACGCTCCTGGAGGCGTTCGCCGCTTCGGTCCGGGAGGAAGGGGCGGTCCCGGTGATAGTGCATATCCCCGACAAACCTTCCCTGAAGGAGATCGAGGCCGGGCGGCGCCCCCCGTACCTCGACCTGCTCGATGAACTCGCCGCCCGGGGCGTCCCGGTATGCGACCCCGCTGCCGAACTGGCCCGCGGGCACAAGTTCTACAAACACGCCCATCTTTCCAGCCGGGGCGGCAGGGCCCTCGCCCGGTTTCTGGCCCGGGAGTTGGAACGGTATTTAGATGCCGGGGAGGGCACGGCGCCGTGA
- a CDS encoding alkaline phosphatase family protein, producing MLRKVKLYVRARGGEILMLLGIPLLGIVLARPQLDAALAARTGIFCAATLLCLFHAYAFNDWSHYHFDVCDRHKGDHPLLKKRMTLNETLSFSILTFGAGLIVYLAALPMRSLFICLSLVFLCILYSNRFTLLKNVPFVSTSIHVVSGSLFFNLGWSTVRTPSTASWLAGLFFGLLYGAGHLSHESIDFEGDRRARLRTTPGVFGLRPVFAASAVGVTLASALMAVLGFGGVVYTSAVAVIFLAAWLAYILAFSRIWPGDLGYADLSRFRTVYRRIYSAAGILALAAAVVGDAKGPVVPRPRVCIVGLDALDPDLVAAWGAQGKLPTLSRLIREGARGRLRSLPGLKSPVIWTTIATGRLPRDHGIVDFTVPGKDGARVPATADFRRVKALWEMATESGLSSGFINWWPSFPAERVDGFMVSNYFRYLYADLAAPGGVDRKRLAGLEGLSWPPELALSLADKWPSGGGFLDEIDAETVFAIPFPGGYDPVRERSFPDGRGVFRYAVAGDAAVFDLARDLVRERPVDLFAVYVEGIDVFSHLFWGYAHPDRYPVNADEARVLGPLLEKYYRYTDRRLGELLAALPRECRVLVLSDHGYGDVGGGRHFHREEGFLAMAGPGIQAGTRLDSPGVADITPTVLYLLDLPVSRQMPGRVLMEAFTPAFRASRPVEFKDSWEDGPRERSRPAVDPRLQEGAMERLRALGYIQ from the coding sequence ATGCTGCGAAAAGTTAAACTTTACGTCCGCGCCCGCGGTGGGGAAATTCTGATGCTTCTGGGCATCCCCCTTCTGGGCATCGTCCTGGCCCGCCCGCAGCTCGACGCGGCCCTGGCCGCGCGCACGGGAATCTTCTGCGCGGCCACTCTGCTCTGCCTCTTTCATGCCTACGCCTTCAACGATTGGTCCCATTATCATTTCGACGTCTGCGACCGGCACAAGGGAGACCACCCTCTCTTGAAGAAGAGGATGACCCTGAACGAAACCCTGAGCTTCTCCATCCTCACCTTCGGGGCCGGTTTGATCGTCTATCTGGCGGCGCTGCCGATGCGGTCCTTGTTCATCTGCCTCAGCCTCGTTTTTCTCTGCATCCTCTACAGCAACCGCTTCACCCTTCTTAAAAACGTGCCCTTCGTGTCGACCTCCATTCACGTCGTTTCCGGTTCGCTCTTCTTCAATCTCGGTTGGTCGACGGTGAGAACTCCGTCGACCGCCAGCTGGCTCGCCGGTCTGTTCTTCGGGCTTCTGTACGGGGCCGGGCATCTCAGCCACGAATCGATCGATTTCGAGGGCGACCGCCGGGCGCGGCTGCGGACGACCCCCGGCGTTTTCGGGTTGCGCCCGGTCTTCGCCGCCAGCGCCGTCGGCGTCACGCTGGCCTCGGCTCTCATGGCGGTCTTGGGGTTCGGCGGCGTCGTCTATACCTCCGCCGTCGCCGTGATCTTCCTGGCGGCGTGGCTCGCGTACATCCTCGCTTTCAGCCGGATCTGGCCCGGCGACCTCGGCTACGCCGACCTGTCCCGTTTCCGGACCGTCTACCGCAGGATCTACTCGGCGGCGGGGATCCTGGCCTTGGCGGCGGCCGTCGTCGGGGACGCGAAGGGGCCGGTTGTCCCCCGGCCCCGGGTCTGCATCGTCGGGCTCGACGCCCTCGATCCGGATCTGGTGGCGGCGTGGGGGGCTCAGGGGAAACTGCCGACGCTCTCGCGGTTGATCCGGGAAGGCGCCCGCGGGCGCCTCCGCTCGCTGCCCGGGCTCAAATCGCCGGTGATTTGGACTACGATCGCCACCGGCCGGCTCCCCCGGGACCACGGTATCGTGGATTTCACCGTGCCCGGGAAGGACGGTGCCAGGGTCCCGGCCACCGCCGATTTCCGCCGGGTCAAGGCCCTCTGGGAAATGGCCACCGAATCCGGGCTCTCGTCCGGCTTCATCAACTGGTGGCCTTCCTTCCCGGCCGAGCGGGTCGACGGGTTCATGGTCTCCAATTATTTCCGCTATCTCTACGCCGATCTGGCCGCGCCCGGCGGCGTGGACCGGAAGCGCTTGGCCGGGCTCGAGGGGCTTTCCTGGCCGCCCGAACTGGCGCTTTCGCTGGCCGATAAATGGCCCTCGGGCGGGGGGTTTCTCGACGAGATCGACGCGGAGACCGTCTTCGCGATCCCCTTTCCGGGAGGCTACGATCCGGTCCGGGAACGGTCCTTTCCCGACGGGCGGGGGGTCTTTCGCTACGCCGTCGCGGGAGATGCGGCGGTGTTCGATCTGGCCCGGGATCTGGTTCGGGAACGCCCGGTCGATCTCTTCGCCGTTTACGTGGAAGGCATCGATGTTTTTTCCCACCTCTTCTGGGGATACGCACATCCCGACCGCTATCCGGTGAACGCGGACGAGGCCCGGGTGCTGGGCCCGCTGCTGGAAAAGTATTACCGGTATACCGACCGGCGACTGGGCGAACTCCTGGCGGCTCTTCCCCGGGAATGCCGGGTTCTGGTTCTCTCCGACCATGGCTATGGAGATGTCGGGGGGGGGCGTCATTTCCATCGGGAAGAAGGGTTTCTGGCCATGGCCGGCCCGGGCATCCAGGCCGGGACGCGGCTGGACTCCCCCGGCGTCGCCGACATCACTCCCACCGTTCTCTACCTGCTCGATCTTCCCGTCTCCCGCCAGATGCCGGGCCGCGTTCTCATGGAGGCTTTTACTCCCGCGTTCCGAGCGTCCCGTCCGGTTGAATTCAAAGATTCCTGGGAAGACGGTCCCCGGGAGCGGTCCCGGCCCGCGGTCGATCCCCGCCTGCAGGAGGGGGCGATGGAGCGGCTCCGGGCTTTGGGCTATATCCAGTAA
- a CDS encoding NAD-dependent epimerase/dehydratase family protein produces MISGILPTGDYHGGQFNVISYSPAPPGRTAGGSRYPGQRPVRVLITGGAGFIGSHLADALLESGVEVSVLDNFSSGRPEFLARARAYPGFRLFRGSIVEREVVDEALGGVECVYHFCANPDIRAGLQDPGIDFREETLATFRLLEAMRARGCRKMVFASSSVVYGERPVLPTPEEALGLPISYYGAGKAAGEAMISAAVCCSGLGAVIFRLANVVGPRPTHGVLFDLLAQLRLDPARLRVLGDGAQEKSYLHVDDCVRGVLALGDPAPGTLEVFNLAGEGTVSVKRIVELIAAVTGLNPEVSFGGGRQGWPGDVPRTHLDAARALGRGWKASLDAEAAVRRAAAELWEAG; encoded by the coding sequence GTGATTTCGGGTATCCTCCCCACCGGTGATTATCACGGCGGACAATTCAATGTCATCAGTTATTCCCCCGCCCCGCCGGGTCGGACCGCCGGCGGGAGCCGTTACCCGGGACAGCGGCCGGTGAGGGTGCTGATTACGGGCGGCGCCGGATTTATCGGCAGCCACCTCGCCGACGCTCTGCTCGAGAGCGGGGTGGAGGTGAGCGTTCTCGATAATTTCTCCTCCGGCCGCCCCGAATTTCTCGCCCGTGCCCGGGCGTATCCGGGGTTCCGGTTGTTCCGGGGTTCGATAGTGGAGCGGGAGGTGGTGGATGAAGCCCTGGGCGGGGTCGAATGCGTCTACCACTTCTGCGCCAACCCCGACATCCGGGCGGGGCTGCAGGACCCCGGTATCGATTTCAGGGAAGAGACGCTGGCCACCTTTCGGCTCCTGGAGGCGATGCGCGCCCGCGGCTGTCGGAAGATGGTTTTCGCTTCCAGTTCGGTGGTGTACGGAGAAAGGCCGGTGCTGCCTACTCCCGAAGAGGCCCTGGGGCTGCCTATTTCATATTACGGCGCGGGCAAGGCGGCGGGCGAGGCCATGATCAGCGCGGCGGTCTGCTGTTCCGGTCTGGGAGCGGTTATCTTTCGTTTGGCCAACGTCGTCGGCCCCCGTCCTACTCACGGGGTGCTGTTCGATCTCCTGGCCCAGCTCCGCCTCGATCCCGCCCGCCTGCGCGTGCTCGGCGACGGCGCTCAGGAAAAATCGTATCTGCACGTCGACGATTGCGTGCGGGGTGTGCTGGCCCTGGGAGACCCGGCTCCGGGGACCCTGGAAGTGTTCAATCTGGCCGGAGAGGGCACCGTTTCGGTGAAGCGGATTGTCGAACTGATCGCGGCCGTAACCGGTTTAAACCCCGAGGTGTCTTTCGGCGGCGGCCGGCAAGGTTGGCCCGGAGATGTCCCCCGCACCCATCTCGACGCCGCCCGGGCTCTCGGCCGCGGCTGGAAGGCTTCCCTGGATGCGGAAGCGGCGGTGCGCCGCGCCGCCGCCGAACTCTGGGAGGCGGGATGA